A part of Salvelinus alpinus chromosome 5, SLU_Salpinus.1, whole genome shotgun sequence genomic DNA contains:
- the LOC139576891 gene encoding lysine-specific demethylase 2B-like isoform X4: MGTSAAVKLPSNRSASGARRRRTRCRKCEACLRTECGECHFCKDMKKFGGPGRMKQSCIMRQCIAPVLPHTAVCVVCGEAGKEDTLEEEDKFNVMLMECSICNEIVHPNCLKVKDASGVVNDELPNCWECPKCNYAGKTGKVCKQKRGPGFKYASNLPGSLLKEQKAVKEEGEATSTSTAKRKTEGGDISRHRPEEWEPLHRHPPVLTPSTLPRPRPEDKLRKKRKLFDDDEEEDFSVRKKGKADEPLFPKLLHQIKTEEEDQEEEVDEEETDSLFWRGLERRDHLGDTEDWAEDGDGKDTKTNFPRPPLKTSVLDSDQSHCSSPQAGPSSEGGSEPQEKGPRPKARRKRRLPNKELSKALNQEIQKSEDCLANENRQPLKVEPESENEEPKRGFCIGSDLGGERPHLRTKEMNGTPWELRHFYPSQITPLGFNRSSPGTRPLPPRSPPKCVQMERHVIRPPPISPPPDRLPLVDGKTHAVQREVWMKLFGHFTHKELCVCMRVCKTWNRWCCDKRLWTNIDLNRCKSITPLMLSGIIRRQPLSLDLSWTNISKKQLSWLINRLPGLRVLLLSGCSWVAVSALCTSSCPLLRTLDVQWVEGLKDAQMRDLLSPPTDNRPGQLDNRCKLRNILDLRLAGLDITDASLRLIIRHMPVLSRLDLSYCNHINDHSVNLLTAAGTTTRDSLTEINLSVCNRVTDHSLTFFKRCGSICHIDLRYCKQVTKTACEQFIAEMSVSVQFGLKEDKLLQKLS; this comes from the exons ATGGGGACTTCAGCAGCGGTCAAGCTGCCGTCCAATCGCAGTGCGTCTGGGGCCAGACGCAGGAGAACACGCTGCCGAAAGTGTGAGGCGTGCCTCCGAACTGAGTGTGGAGAATGTCACTTCTGTAAAGACATGAAGAAGTTTGGAGGACCTGGGCGCATGAAGCAGTCCTGTATCATGAGGCAGTGCATTGCA CCTGTCCTGCCccacacagctgtgtgtgtggtgtgcggaGAAGCAGGGAAGGAGGACAcattggaggaggaggacaagtTCAACGTCATGCTCATGGAGTGCTCCATCTGCAATGAGATTGTCCACCCCAACTGCTTAAAG GTAAAGGATGCTTCTGGCGTGGTGAACGATGAACTTCCTAACTGTTGGGAATGTCCCAAATGTAACTACGCTGGGAAAACCGGAAAA GTCTGCAAGCAAAAAAGGGGACCAGGGTTCAAGTATGCGTCTAACCTCCCTGGCTCCCTGCTGAAGGAGCAGAAGGCAGTCAAGGAGGAGGGTGAGGCCACATCTACGTCTACAGCCAAGAGGAAGACTGAGGGGGGTGATATCTCAAGACACAGACCTGAGGAATGGGAGCCCCTCCACAGACACCCCCCTGTCCTGACCCCCAGCACCCTGCCTCGGCCCAGACCTGAGGACAaactgaggaagaagaggaagctCTTCGACGATGACGAGGAAGAGGACTTCAGTGTGAGGAAGAAG gGAAAGGCAGATGAACCTCTGTTCCCCAAACTCCTTCATCAGATCAAGACTGAGGAGGAAGACCAGGAGGAGGAAGTGGATGAGGAGGAGACGGACTCTCTGTTCTGGCgaggcctggagaggagagatcatTTAGGAGATACCGAGGACTGGGCAGAGGACGGGGATGGCAAAGACACAAAGACAAACTTTCCAAGGCCTCCTCTCAAAACTTCTGTTCTAGACAGTGACCAGTCTCACTGCAGCTCTCCACAGGCTGGCCCCAGCAGCGAGGGTGGCAGTGAACCCCAGGAGAAGGGCCCACGCCCCAAAGCGCGCCGCAAACGCCGTTTACCCAACAAGGAGCTGAGCAAAGCACTGAACCAGGAGATCCAAAAGAGTGAGGACTGCCTAGCCAATGAGAACCGCCAGCCCCTCAAGGTGGAGCCAGAGAGTGAGAATGAGGAGCCCAAGAGGGGCTTCTGCATCGGCAGTGACCTGGGAGGGGAGCGCCCCCACCTCCGGACCAAGGAAATGAATGGCACCCCCTGGGAGCTGCGCCACTTCTACCCCAGCCAGATCACCCCTCTGGGCTTCAACAGGAGCTCCCCTGGCACCCGGCCCCTGCCCCCACGCTCCCCACCCAAGTGTGTCCAAATGGAGCGCCACGTAATCCGGCCACCCCCCATCAGCCCCCCGCCGGACAGACTGCCCCTGGTGGACGGGAAGACCCATGCGGTGCAGCGAGAGGTCTGGATGAAGCTCTTTGGGCACTTCACACACAAGGAGCTGTGTGTCTGCATGCGTGTCTGCAAGACATGGAATAGATG GTGCTGTGATAAAAGACTGTGGACCAACATCGATCTGAACCGCTGTAAATCTATCACTCCCCTCATGCTGAGTGGCATCATCCGCAGACAGCCCCTCTCACTGGACCTCAGCTGGACCAACATCTCCAAGAAGCAGCTGAGCTGGCTAATAAACCGTTTACCAG GTCTGCGGGTGTTGCTGCTCTCAGGGTGCTCGTGGGTGGCTGTGTCTGCCCTCTGCACCTCTAGCTGCCCTCTGCTGCGCACCCTGGATGTGCAGTGGGTGGAAGGGCTCAAAGATGCCCAGATGAGGGACCTACTCTCGCCCCCGACCGATAATAGACCAG GTCAGTTGGACAACCGCTGTAAACTGAGGAACATCCTGGACTTGCGTCTGGCTGGACTGGACATCACAGACGCCTCTCTGCGTCTGATTATCAGACATATGCCGGTACTTTCCCGACTGGACCTGAGCTACTGCAACCACATCAACGACCATTCAGTCAACCTGCTGACGGCCGCAGGGACCACAACCAGAGACTCCCTCACAGAGATCAACCTGTCAG TTTGTAATAGGGTGACAGACCATTCCCTTACCTTCTTCAAGCGCTGTGGAAGCATCTGTCACATTGACCTGCGCTATTGCAAACAGGTGACCAAGACGGCTTGTGAACAGTTCATAGCAGAGATGTCCGTGAGTGTACAGTTTGGACTCAAAGAGGACAAATTACTGCAGAAACTCAGCTAG
- the LOC139576891 gene encoding lysine-specific demethylase 2B-like isoform X1 — protein MLEVIITTLFPNLKKSFPVKNRLVQQEANRPKPKMGTSAAVKLPSNRSASGARRRRTRCRKCEACLRTECGECHFCKDMKKFGGPGRMKQSCIMRQCIAPVLPHTAVCVVCGEAGKEDTLEEEDKFNVMLMECSICNEIVHPNCLKVKDASGVVNDELPNCWECPKCNYAGKTGKVCKQKRGPGFKYASNLPGSLLKEQKAVKEEGEATSTSTAKRKTEGGDISRHRPEEWEPLHRHPPVLTPSTLPRPRPEDKLRKKRKLFDDDEEEDFSVRKKGKADEPLFPKLLHQIKTEEEDQEEEVDEEETDSLFWRGLERRDHLGDTEDWAEDGDGKDTKTNFPRPPLKTSVLDSDQSHCSSPQAGPSSEGGSEPQEKGPRPKARRKRRLPNKELSKALNQEIQKSEDCLANENRQPLKVEPESENEEPKRGFCIGSDLGGERPHLRTKEMNGTPWELRHFYPSQITPLGFNRSSPGTRPLPPRSPPKCVQMERHVIRPPPISPPPDRLPLVDGKTHAVQREVWMKLFGHFTHKELCVCMRVCKTWNRWCCDKRLWTNIDLNRCKSITPLMLSGIIRRQPLSLDLSWTNISKKQLSWLINRLPGLRVLLLSGCSWVAVSALCTSSCPLLRTLDVQWVEGLKDAQMRDLLSPPTDNRPGQLDNRCKLRNILDLRLAGLDITDASLRLIIRHMPVLSRLDLSYCNHINDHSVNLLTAAGTTTRDSLTEINLSVCNRVTDHSLTFFKRCGSICHIDLRYCKQVTKTACEQFIAEMSVSVQFGLKEDKLLQKLS, from the exons ATGCTTGAGGTTATTATAACAACTCTCTTTCCAAACCTGAAGAAAAGCTTCCCGGTGAAGAATCGTCTTGTG caACAGGAAGCCAACCGGCCAAAGCCCAAGATGGGGACTTCAGCAGCGGTCAAGCTGCCGTCCAATCGCAGTGCGTCTGGGGCCAGACGCAGGAGAACACGCTGCCGAAAGTGTGAGGCGTGCCTCCGAACTGAGTGTGGAGAATGTCACTTCTGTAAAGACATGAAGAAGTTTGGAGGACCTGGGCGCATGAAGCAGTCCTGTATCATGAGGCAGTGCATTGCA CCTGTCCTGCCccacacagctgtgtgtgtggtgtgcggaGAAGCAGGGAAGGAGGACAcattggaggaggaggacaagtTCAACGTCATGCTCATGGAGTGCTCCATCTGCAATGAGATTGTCCACCCCAACTGCTTAAAG GTAAAGGATGCTTCTGGCGTGGTGAACGATGAACTTCCTAACTGTTGGGAATGTCCCAAATGTAACTACGCTGGGAAAACCGGAAAA GTCTGCAAGCAAAAAAGGGGACCAGGGTTCAAGTATGCGTCTAACCTCCCTGGCTCCCTGCTGAAGGAGCAGAAGGCAGTCAAGGAGGAGGGTGAGGCCACATCTACGTCTACAGCCAAGAGGAAGACTGAGGGGGGTGATATCTCAAGACACAGACCTGAGGAATGGGAGCCCCTCCACAGACACCCCCCTGTCCTGACCCCCAGCACCCTGCCTCGGCCCAGACCTGAGGACAaactgaggaagaagaggaagctCTTCGACGATGACGAGGAAGAGGACTTCAGTGTGAGGAAGAAG gGAAAGGCAGATGAACCTCTGTTCCCCAAACTCCTTCATCAGATCAAGACTGAGGAGGAAGACCAGGAGGAGGAAGTGGATGAGGAGGAGACGGACTCTCTGTTCTGGCgaggcctggagaggagagatcatTTAGGAGATACCGAGGACTGGGCAGAGGACGGGGATGGCAAAGACACAAAGACAAACTTTCCAAGGCCTCCTCTCAAAACTTCTGTTCTAGACAGTGACCAGTCTCACTGCAGCTCTCCACAGGCTGGCCCCAGCAGCGAGGGTGGCAGTGAACCCCAGGAGAAGGGCCCACGCCCCAAAGCGCGCCGCAAACGCCGTTTACCCAACAAGGAGCTGAGCAAAGCACTGAACCAGGAGATCCAAAAGAGTGAGGACTGCCTAGCCAATGAGAACCGCCAGCCCCTCAAGGTGGAGCCAGAGAGTGAGAATGAGGAGCCCAAGAGGGGCTTCTGCATCGGCAGTGACCTGGGAGGGGAGCGCCCCCACCTCCGGACCAAGGAAATGAATGGCACCCCCTGGGAGCTGCGCCACTTCTACCCCAGCCAGATCACCCCTCTGGGCTTCAACAGGAGCTCCCCTGGCACCCGGCCCCTGCCCCCACGCTCCCCACCCAAGTGTGTCCAAATGGAGCGCCACGTAATCCGGCCACCCCCCATCAGCCCCCCGCCGGACAGACTGCCCCTGGTGGACGGGAAGACCCATGCGGTGCAGCGAGAGGTCTGGATGAAGCTCTTTGGGCACTTCACACACAAGGAGCTGTGTGTCTGCATGCGTGTCTGCAAGACATGGAATAGATG GTGCTGTGATAAAAGACTGTGGACCAACATCGATCTGAACCGCTGTAAATCTATCACTCCCCTCATGCTGAGTGGCATCATCCGCAGACAGCCCCTCTCACTGGACCTCAGCTGGACCAACATCTCCAAGAAGCAGCTGAGCTGGCTAATAAACCGTTTACCAG GTCTGCGGGTGTTGCTGCTCTCAGGGTGCTCGTGGGTGGCTGTGTCTGCCCTCTGCACCTCTAGCTGCCCTCTGCTGCGCACCCTGGATGTGCAGTGGGTGGAAGGGCTCAAAGATGCCCAGATGAGGGACCTACTCTCGCCCCCGACCGATAATAGACCAG GTCAGTTGGACAACCGCTGTAAACTGAGGAACATCCTGGACTTGCGTCTGGCTGGACTGGACATCACAGACGCCTCTCTGCGTCTGATTATCAGACATATGCCGGTACTTTCCCGACTGGACCTGAGCTACTGCAACCACATCAACGACCATTCAGTCAACCTGCTGACGGCCGCAGGGACCACAACCAGAGACTCCCTCACAGAGATCAACCTGTCAG TTTGTAATAGGGTGACAGACCATTCCCTTACCTTCTTCAAGCGCTGTGGAAGCATCTGTCACATTGACCTGCGCTATTGCAAACAGGTGACCAAGACGGCTTGTGAACAGTTCATAGCAGAGATGTCCGTGAGTGTACAGTTTGGACTCAAAGAGGACAAATTACTGCAGAAACTCAGCTAG
- the LOC139576891 gene encoding lysine-specific demethylase 2B-like isoform X2, whose protein sequence is MLEVIITTLFPNLKKSFPVKNRLVQQEANRPKPKMGTSAAVKLPSNRSASGARRRRTRCRKCEACLRTECGECHFCKDMKKFGGPGRMKQSCIMRQCIAPVLPHTAVCVVCGEAGKEDTLEEEDKFNVMLMECSICNEIVHPNCLKVKDASGVVNDELPNCWECPKCNYAGKTGKQKRGPGFKYASNLPGSLLKEQKAVKEEGEATSTSTAKRKTEGGDISRHRPEEWEPLHRHPPVLTPSTLPRPRPEDKLRKKRKLFDDDEEEDFSVRKKGKADEPLFPKLLHQIKTEEEDQEEEVDEEETDSLFWRGLERRDHLGDTEDWAEDGDGKDTKTNFPRPPLKTSVLDSDQSHCSSPQAGPSSEGGSEPQEKGPRPKARRKRRLPNKELSKALNQEIQKSEDCLANENRQPLKVEPESENEEPKRGFCIGSDLGGERPHLRTKEMNGTPWELRHFYPSQITPLGFNRSSPGTRPLPPRSPPKCVQMERHVIRPPPISPPPDRLPLVDGKTHAVQREVWMKLFGHFTHKELCVCMRVCKTWNRWCCDKRLWTNIDLNRCKSITPLMLSGIIRRQPLSLDLSWTNISKKQLSWLINRLPGLRVLLLSGCSWVAVSALCTSSCPLLRTLDVQWVEGLKDAQMRDLLSPPTDNRPGQLDNRCKLRNILDLRLAGLDITDASLRLIIRHMPVLSRLDLSYCNHINDHSVNLLTAAGTTTRDSLTEINLSVCNRVTDHSLTFFKRCGSICHIDLRYCKQVTKTACEQFIAEMSVSVQFGLKEDKLLQKLS, encoded by the exons ATGCTTGAGGTTATTATAACAACTCTCTTTCCAAACCTGAAGAAAAGCTTCCCGGTGAAGAATCGTCTTGTG caACAGGAAGCCAACCGGCCAAAGCCCAAGATGGGGACTTCAGCAGCGGTCAAGCTGCCGTCCAATCGCAGTGCGTCTGGGGCCAGACGCAGGAGAACACGCTGCCGAAAGTGTGAGGCGTGCCTCCGAACTGAGTGTGGAGAATGTCACTTCTGTAAAGACATGAAGAAGTTTGGAGGACCTGGGCGCATGAAGCAGTCCTGTATCATGAGGCAGTGCATTGCA CCTGTCCTGCCccacacagctgtgtgtgtggtgtgcggaGAAGCAGGGAAGGAGGACAcattggaggaggaggacaagtTCAACGTCATGCTCATGGAGTGCTCCATCTGCAATGAGATTGTCCACCCCAACTGCTTAAAG GTAAAGGATGCTTCTGGCGTGGTGAACGATGAACTTCCTAACTGTTGGGAATGTCCCAAATGTAACTACGCTGGGAAAACCGGAAAA CAAAAAAGGGGACCAGGGTTCAAGTATGCGTCTAACCTCCCTGGCTCCCTGCTGAAGGAGCAGAAGGCAGTCAAGGAGGAGGGTGAGGCCACATCTACGTCTACAGCCAAGAGGAAGACTGAGGGGGGTGATATCTCAAGACACAGACCTGAGGAATGGGAGCCCCTCCACAGACACCCCCCTGTCCTGACCCCCAGCACCCTGCCTCGGCCCAGACCTGAGGACAaactgaggaagaagaggaagctCTTCGACGATGACGAGGAAGAGGACTTCAGTGTGAGGAAGAAG gGAAAGGCAGATGAACCTCTGTTCCCCAAACTCCTTCATCAGATCAAGACTGAGGAGGAAGACCAGGAGGAGGAAGTGGATGAGGAGGAGACGGACTCTCTGTTCTGGCgaggcctggagaggagagatcatTTAGGAGATACCGAGGACTGGGCAGAGGACGGGGATGGCAAAGACACAAAGACAAACTTTCCAAGGCCTCCTCTCAAAACTTCTGTTCTAGACAGTGACCAGTCTCACTGCAGCTCTCCACAGGCTGGCCCCAGCAGCGAGGGTGGCAGTGAACCCCAGGAGAAGGGCCCACGCCCCAAAGCGCGCCGCAAACGCCGTTTACCCAACAAGGAGCTGAGCAAAGCACTGAACCAGGAGATCCAAAAGAGTGAGGACTGCCTAGCCAATGAGAACCGCCAGCCCCTCAAGGTGGAGCCAGAGAGTGAGAATGAGGAGCCCAAGAGGGGCTTCTGCATCGGCAGTGACCTGGGAGGGGAGCGCCCCCACCTCCGGACCAAGGAAATGAATGGCACCCCCTGGGAGCTGCGCCACTTCTACCCCAGCCAGATCACCCCTCTGGGCTTCAACAGGAGCTCCCCTGGCACCCGGCCCCTGCCCCCACGCTCCCCACCCAAGTGTGTCCAAATGGAGCGCCACGTAATCCGGCCACCCCCCATCAGCCCCCCGCCGGACAGACTGCCCCTGGTGGACGGGAAGACCCATGCGGTGCAGCGAGAGGTCTGGATGAAGCTCTTTGGGCACTTCACACACAAGGAGCTGTGTGTCTGCATGCGTGTCTGCAAGACATGGAATAGATG GTGCTGTGATAAAAGACTGTGGACCAACATCGATCTGAACCGCTGTAAATCTATCACTCCCCTCATGCTGAGTGGCATCATCCGCAGACAGCCCCTCTCACTGGACCTCAGCTGGACCAACATCTCCAAGAAGCAGCTGAGCTGGCTAATAAACCGTTTACCAG GTCTGCGGGTGTTGCTGCTCTCAGGGTGCTCGTGGGTGGCTGTGTCTGCCCTCTGCACCTCTAGCTGCCCTCTGCTGCGCACCCTGGATGTGCAGTGGGTGGAAGGGCTCAAAGATGCCCAGATGAGGGACCTACTCTCGCCCCCGACCGATAATAGACCAG GTCAGTTGGACAACCGCTGTAAACTGAGGAACATCCTGGACTTGCGTCTGGCTGGACTGGACATCACAGACGCCTCTCTGCGTCTGATTATCAGACATATGCCGGTACTTTCCCGACTGGACCTGAGCTACTGCAACCACATCAACGACCATTCAGTCAACCTGCTGACGGCCGCAGGGACCACAACCAGAGACTCCCTCACAGAGATCAACCTGTCAG TTTGTAATAGGGTGACAGACCATTCCCTTACCTTCTTCAAGCGCTGTGGAAGCATCTGTCACATTGACCTGCGCTATTGCAAACAGGTGACCAAGACGGCTTGTGAACAGTTCATAGCAGAGATGTCCGTGAGTGTACAGTTTGGACTCAAAGAGGACAAATTACTGCAGAAACTCAGCTAG
- the LOC139576891 gene encoding lysine-specific demethylase 2B-like isoform X3 — translation MALSLSADEEDYDSESEQQQEANRPKPKMGTSAAVKLPSNRSASGARRRRTRCRKCEACLRTECGECHFCKDMKKFGGPGRMKQSCIMRQCIAPVLPHTAVCVVCGEAGKEDTLEEEDKFNVMLMECSICNEIVHPNCLKVKDASGVVNDELPNCWECPKCNYAGKTGKVCKQKRGPGFKYASNLPGSLLKEQKAVKEEGEATSTSTAKRKTEGGDISRHRPEEWEPLHRHPPVLTPSTLPRPRPEDKLRKKRKLFDDDEEEDFSVRKKGKADEPLFPKLLHQIKTEEEDQEEEVDEEETDSLFWRGLERRDHLGDTEDWAEDGDGKDTKTNFPRPPLKTSVLDSDQSHCSSPQAGPSSEGGSEPQEKGPRPKARRKRRLPNKELSKALNQEIQKSEDCLANENRQPLKVEPESENEEPKRGFCIGSDLGGERPHLRTKEMNGTPWELRHFYPSQITPLGFNRSSPGTRPLPPRSPPKCVQMERHVIRPPPISPPPDRLPLVDGKTHAVQREVWMKLFGHFTHKELCVCMRVCKTWNRWCCDKRLWTNIDLNRCKSITPLMLSGIIRRQPLSLDLSWTNISKKQLSWLINRLPGLRVLLLSGCSWVAVSALCTSSCPLLRTLDVQWVEGLKDAQMRDLLSPPTDNRPGQLDNRCKLRNILDLRLAGLDITDASLRLIIRHMPVLSRLDLSYCNHINDHSVNLLTAAGTTTRDSLTEINLSVCNRVTDHSLTFFKRCGSICHIDLRYCKQVTKTACEQFIAEMSVSVQFGLKEDKLLQKLS, via the exons aTGGCCTTGTCACTGAGTGCAGATGAAGAGGATTATGATTCAGAATCTGAACAG caACAGGAAGCCAACCGGCCAAAGCCCAAGATGGGGACTTCAGCAGCGGTCAAGCTGCCGTCCAATCGCAGTGCGTCTGGGGCCAGACGCAGGAGAACACGCTGCCGAAAGTGTGAGGCGTGCCTCCGAACTGAGTGTGGAGAATGTCACTTCTGTAAAGACATGAAGAAGTTTGGAGGACCTGGGCGCATGAAGCAGTCCTGTATCATGAGGCAGTGCATTGCA CCTGTCCTGCCccacacagctgtgtgtgtggtgtgcggaGAAGCAGGGAAGGAGGACAcattggaggaggaggacaagtTCAACGTCATGCTCATGGAGTGCTCCATCTGCAATGAGATTGTCCACCCCAACTGCTTAAAG GTAAAGGATGCTTCTGGCGTGGTGAACGATGAACTTCCTAACTGTTGGGAATGTCCCAAATGTAACTACGCTGGGAAAACCGGAAAA GTCTGCAAGCAAAAAAGGGGACCAGGGTTCAAGTATGCGTCTAACCTCCCTGGCTCCCTGCTGAAGGAGCAGAAGGCAGTCAAGGAGGAGGGTGAGGCCACATCTACGTCTACAGCCAAGAGGAAGACTGAGGGGGGTGATATCTCAAGACACAGACCTGAGGAATGGGAGCCCCTCCACAGACACCCCCCTGTCCTGACCCCCAGCACCCTGCCTCGGCCCAGACCTGAGGACAaactgaggaagaagaggaagctCTTCGACGATGACGAGGAAGAGGACTTCAGTGTGAGGAAGAAG gGAAAGGCAGATGAACCTCTGTTCCCCAAACTCCTTCATCAGATCAAGACTGAGGAGGAAGACCAGGAGGAGGAAGTGGATGAGGAGGAGACGGACTCTCTGTTCTGGCgaggcctggagaggagagatcatTTAGGAGATACCGAGGACTGGGCAGAGGACGGGGATGGCAAAGACACAAAGACAAACTTTCCAAGGCCTCCTCTCAAAACTTCTGTTCTAGACAGTGACCAGTCTCACTGCAGCTCTCCACAGGCTGGCCCCAGCAGCGAGGGTGGCAGTGAACCCCAGGAGAAGGGCCCACGCCCCAAAGCGCGCCGCAAACGCCGTTTACCCAACAAGGAGCTGAGCAAAGCACTGAACCAGGAGATCCAAAAGAGTGAGGACTGCCTAGCCAATGAGAACCGCCAGCCCCTCAAGGTGGAGCCAGAGAGTGAGAATGAGGAGCCCAAGAGGGGCTTCTGCATCGGCAGTGACCTGGGAGGGGAGCGCCCCCACCTCCGGACCAAGGAAATGAATGGCACCCCCTGGGAGCTGCGCCACTTCTACCCCAGCCAGATCACCCCTCTGGGCTTCAACAGGAGCTCCCCTGGCACCCGGCCCCTGCCCCCACGCTCCCCACCCAAGTGTGTCCAAATGGAGCGCCACGTAATCCGGCCACCCCCCATCAGCCCCCCGCCGGACAGACTGCCCCTGGTGGACGGGAAGACCCATGCGGTGCAGCGAGAGGTCTGGATGAAGCTCTTTGGGCACTTCACACACAAGGAGCTGTGTGTCTGCATGCGTGTCTGCAAGACATGGAATAGATG GTGCTGTGATAAAAGACTGTGGACCAACATCGATCTGAACCGCTGTAAATCTATCACTCCCCTCATGCTGAGTGGCATCATCCGCAGACAGCCCCTCTCACTGGACCTCAGCTGGACCAACATCTCCAAGAAGCAGCTGAGCTGGCTAATAAACCGTTTACCAG GTCTGCGGGTGTTGCTGCTCTCAGGGTGCTCGTGGGTGGCTGTGTCTGCCCTCTGCACCTCTAGCTGCCCTCTGCTGCGCACCCTGGATGTGCAGTGGGTGGAAGGGCTCAAAGATGCCCAGATGAGGGACCTACTCTCGCCCCCGACCGATAATAGACCAG GTCAGTTGGACAACCGCTGTAAACTGAGGAACATCCTGGACTTGCGTCTGGCTGGACTGGACATCACAGACGCCTCTCTGCGTCTGATTATCAGACATATGCCGGTACTTTCCCGACTGGACCTGAGCTACTGCAACCACATCAACGACCATTCAGTCAACCTGCTGACGGCCGCAGGGACCACAACCAGAGACTCCCTCACAGAGATCAACCTGTCAG TTTGTAATAGGGTGACAGACCATTCCCTTACCTTCTTCAAGCGCTGTGGAAGCATCTGTCACATTGACCTGCGCTATTGCAAACAGGTGACCAAGACGGCTTGTGAACAGTTCATAGCAGAGATGTCCGTGAGTGTACAGTTTGGACTCAAAGAGGACAAATTACTGCAGAAACTCAGCTAG